The proteins below come from a single Planctomycetaceae bacterium genomic window:
- the purN gene encoding phosphoribosylglycinamide formyltransferase — translation MRTLPAITDRPVRLGVLISGGGTTLQNFVNCMGDGTLNARIPLVIADQAGCGGIERAARADLPCIVLPRRDFDSTAAFSEAVFSELRRCEADLVTLSGFLSLLKIPDDFRYRVLNIHPSLIPAFCGKGYYGHRVHEAAIDRGVKISGCTVHFADNEYDHGPIILQRTAVVPDNAGADDLARLVFEQEKIAYPEAIRRVCSGRLSIDGHRTVWQPS, via the coding sequence TTGAGAACACTGCCCGCCATCACCGACCGCCCGGTTCGTCTGGGAGTTCTGATCAGTGGCGGAGGCACAACTCTGCAGAATTTCGTGAACTGCATGGGTGACGGAACACTGAATGCCCGGATCCCGCTGGTGATCGCCGATCAGGCGGGGTGCGGCGGCATCGAGCGCGCCGCGCGGGCGGACCTGCCGTGCATCGTGCTGCCTCGCAGGGATTTCGATTCGACGGCTGCCTTCAGCGAAGCGGTGTTCAGCGAACTGCGGCGGTGCGAAGCGGATCTGGTGACTCTGTCAGGATTTCTGTCGCTGCTGAAAATCCCCGACGACTTTCGGTATCGAGTGCTGAACATCCATCCGTCGCTGATTCCGGCGTTCTGCGGAAAGGGCTATTACGGTCACCGAGTGCATGAAGCGGCGATCGACCGTGGAGTCAAGATCAGCGGCTGTACGGTGCATTTCGCGGACAACGAATACGACCACGGACCGATCATCCTGCAGCGGACGGCGGTTGTTCCCGACAACGCCGGTGCTGACGATCTGGCGCGTCTGGTGTTCGAACAGGAAAAGATCGCCTATCCGGAAGCCATCCGCCGAGTCTGTTCCGGGCGACTTTCGATCGACGGGCACCGGACCGTCTGGCAGCCTTCCTGA
- a CDS encoding carboxypeptidase regulatory-like domain-containing protein: MSKMKILSFALTCLCIASAGSAADWGSIKGQICLKGDVPEQALLHKKGADVKDAAVCAAHDMINPEMIVDKETHGIANVFVFLAKAPGDIHPDAAAKEDTVTFDQKNCEFIPHALFVQAGQTVEVLNSDPVAHNTNVIFIRNQPANVIVPANTAKGAGVGFSTTSRESLPVTVKCDFHPWMRAHWLVLDHPYAAVTDKEGRFEINNLPAGDHEFRIWHEKKGWLDRKYSVTVTAGETQELEPAYFTLE, translated from the coding sequence ATGTCAAAAATGAAGATATTGTCGTTTGCCCTGACCTGCCTGTGCATCGCGTCAGCCGGTTCGGCCGCTGACTGGGGATCCATCAAGGGGCAGATCTGCCTGAAAGGTGATGTTCCCGAGCAGGCTTTGCTGCATAAGAAGGGTGCCGACGTCAAGGATGCCGCCGTATGCGCCGCGCACGATATGATCAATCCGGAAATGATCGTCGACAAGGAAACTCACGGAATCGCGAACGTATTCGTGTTTCTCGCGAAAGCCCCCGGCGACATTCATCCGGACGCGGCCGCGAAGGAAGACACGGTGACCTTTGACCAGAAGAACTGTGAATTCATCCCGCACGCGCTGTTCGTTCAGGCGGGACAGACGGTGGAAGTGCTGAACAGCGACCCGGTCGCTCACAACACGAATGTGATCTTCATTCGCAATCAGCCAGCGAATGTGATTGTGCCGGCAAATACCGCAAAGGGTGCGGGCGTGGGGTTCAGCACGACGTCCAGGGAGTCACTTCCGGTCACGGTGAAATGCGACTTTCATCCGTGGATGCGGGCTCACTGGCTGGTTCTGGACCATCCATACGCCGCTGTGACGGACAAAGAAGGCCGCTTTGAAATCAACAATCTGCCCGCCGGCGACCATGAGTTTCGGATTTGGCACGAAAAGAAGGGCTGGCTTGACCGCAAGTATTCCGTCACCGTCACGGCCGGTGAGACTCAGGAACTGGAACCGGCCTACTTCACTCTGGAATAG
- a CDS encoding zincin-like metallopeptidase toxin domain-containing protein, giving the protein MPAGSARPLPAGSPEIRRIGEALHAGTLREFSREQRDELIAKLDIVEEAFATGVGFLPLVGDMADLANFIEGRDLITDEDLGITSRFVLAVAVILPFVSGNTVRKIKELLGKLTERLRRAGRSPASDKLLQAAESAVRKSDDFENLGAPRGTNWLTDTMKGWRNGEVIPDNVLKRLSSRLNRNNVSIIKNDWAKSVLDKTGDAAQFVRFRDGSAGILLRPNATRYQLLHELKHYEHWLANKKLYGQLSRLEREEFVFKALQESHYWKSLTAAEQKHAIEHIEYFRRLFRSN; this is encoded by the coding sequence CTGCCTGCTGGCTCAGCGAGGCCGCTGCCTGCTGGATCACCTGAGATTCGCAGAATCGGCGAAGCACTTCATGCAGGTACACTGCGGGAGTTCTCCAGGGAGCAGCGAGACGAGCTGATCGCGAAGCTTGATATCGTCGAAGAGGCCTTCGCGACGGGAGTCGGATTCCTTCCGCTCGTCGGAGATATGGCGGATCTGGCGAACTTCATCGAAGGCAGGGACCTGATCACCGATGAGGACCTCGGAATCACCTCACGATTCGTGCTGGCGGTCGCTGTCATCCTGCCATTTGTTTCGGGCAATACGGTACGTAAAATCAAGGAACTGCTTGGTAAACTCACCGAACGACTTCGGCGTGCAGGTCGCAGTCCCGCTTCGGACAAGTTGCTTCAGGCAGCCGAATCGGCAGTACGAAAGTCGGACGACTTTGAGAATCTCGGCGCCCCAAGGGGAACAAATTGGTTAACTGATACAATGAAAGGCTGGAGAAACGGGGAGGTTATCCCGGACAATGTACTCAAGCGGCTTTCAAGCCGCCTGAACCGCAACAATGTCTCAATCATCAAAAATGACTGGGCAAAGAGCGTCCTCGACAAGACGGGCGATGCGGCACAGTTCGTACGATTCAGGGACGGCAGCGCTGGCATACTACTACGACCAAATGCCACACGGTATCAGTTGCTGCACGAGCTAAAGCATTATGAACACTGGCTGGCGAACAAGAAGCTTTACGGCCAGCTCAGCCGACTTGAGCGTGAAGAATTCGTTTTCAAGGCTCTTCAAGAAAGTCACTACTGGAAATCGCTTACCGCTGCCGAGCAGAAACACGCGATTGAGCATATTGAGTACTTCCGGCGATTGTTTAGAAGCAACTGA
- a CDS encoding RHS repeat-associated core domain-containing protein, with protein sequence MFSSAAGLRFGDLRGHGKNPQPYAEVISQHRDGESSFYQFDGIYNVRQLTDDAQAITDEYDFDAWGDLRSSTGSTANSQLYKGKYLAYHRDPNSGPETEYALHYRHYNPKTGRLKSEDPAEDDLNLYRYVRNN encoded by the coding sequence ATGTTCTCATCTGCCGCAGGCCTTAGGTTCGGCGACCTTCGCGGCCACGGAAAAAATCCTCAGCCCTACGCTGAAGTCATCAGCCAGCACCGGGATGGGGAATCCAGCTTTTACCAGTTCGACGGCATCTACAACGTCCGGCAGCTCACGGACGATGCTCAGGCGATCACGGACGAGTACGACTTCGACGCGTGGGGAGACCTTCGCAGTTCGACGGGCAGCACGGCGAATTCGCAGTTGTACAAGGGCAAATATCTGGCCTACCACCGCGACCCGAATTCCGGTCCGGAAACCGAGTACGCCCTGCACTATCGCCACTACAACCCGAAAACCGGCCGCTTGAAGAGCGAAGATCCGGCTGAGGATGACCTGAACCTCTACCGCTACGTCCGCAACAACTGA
- a CDS encoding ECF-type sigma factor, which yields MVHGDSVTEWLVDLRNGDQSAAQQLWDRYFRHLAALADKRLRTRPVPADGEDIALSAMHSLWKGVQRGRFADLSDREGLWKLLVAITVRKANHAVRDEFRQKRGGGRVIDQAGLAQNSAADDGAGALELALGREPTPEFAAQMEEEMQRLLDILPDDELRDVAIWKMNGLTSAEIADKIGKALTTVERRLRLIRTYWAESVPE from the coding sequence ATGGTGCATGGCGATAGTGTCACTGAATGGCTGGTCGATCTGCGAAATGGCGACCAGTCGGCCGCTCAGCAGCTGTGGGACCGGTACTTCCGGCACCTGGCGGCACTGGCGGACAAGCGTCTGCGAACTCGTCCCGTGCCGGCCGACGGAGAAGACATCGCGCTGAGTGCGATGCACAGTCTGTGGAAGGGAGTTCAGCGCGGACGATTCGCGGATCTTTCGGACCGTGAAGGCCTGTGGAAACTGCTGGTGGCGATCACGGTCCGCAAGGCCAATCACGCGGTGCGTGACGAATTCCGTCAGAAGCGCGGCGGCGGTCGAGTGATCGACCAGGCGGGATTGGCACAGAACTCCGCAGCGGACGACGGCGCGGGAGCACTGGAGTTGGCACTCGGTCGTGAACCCACACCCGAGTTCGCGGCTCAGATGGAAGAAGAGATGCAGCGTCTGCTGGACATCCTGCCGGACGATGAATTGCGCGACGTGGCGATCTGGAAAATGAACGGACTGACATCGGCCGAAATCGCCGACAAGATCGGGAAAGCGCTGACAACCGTCGAACGCCGCTTGCGGCTGATTCGCACGTATTGGGCCGAGTCGGTGCCGGAATAG
- a CDS encoding redoxin domain-containing protein gives MLRRFTVSFIALLLVCGSALSGILVSGVPISNAAAAAEDQPGQTSAEPAGDGENLPEGHSSHGEVFNEGPRQAAHRMDGVGSVRFSATTEKPEAAAFVTQGVAQLHGFWYFESERSFRQAAAIDPGCAIAYWGMAMSNRANADRAKGFIKEAMDRKDSASPREQLYIEAFDRYINAETDSKDKKRERAEKYIDDLENLLDEFPDDIEAKAFLCEFLWSARGDDVKISSYLAVNALIQEILDVEPLHPAHHYRIHLWDGKKPKNALESAARCGLAAPAIAHMWHMPGHIYSKLHRYHDAVYQQEASARVDHAHMMENLVLPDQIHNFAHNNEWCIRNLIHIGRVHAAIELAKNMIEMPRHPKYNHIEKSGSYKYGRQRLLDVLRAYRLHDEVIRLAETPWLEETGNDREDLLLDRALGSAFAATGRVAEAEAIRQKLRSLVAATEAEQKKAGDDAAEKATEQKKDDAAVNKARTDAEARHDDRIRELRQVIDEIDGRLALHRGEFDRALELFERAKQVPAEEHVAAMLAAGKNDAAVEKIADHAGKRPGEVLPLVAQIETLWQVGRKDDARKAFDELRTISSTIDSEVPVFAKLAPIAHEIGFAHDWRTARVLPDDLGAKPELDSLGPFRWQPVRAPDWSLPNVENKPVALSDYHGKPVVVIFYLGYGCLHCAEQLQKFHPETDKFREAGFELVAVSTDRQEDLSKAYENYDGGFKFPLVADPDLTVFKKYRCFDDFEQKTLHGTFVIDAAGLIRWQDISYEPFMDPEFVLKEAKRQIATPRDTPAADSSLAAVKE, from the coding sequence ATGCTTCGACGTTTCACCGTTTCCTTCATCGCCCTGCTGTTGGTGTGTGGCAGCGCACTGAGTGGTATCCTTGTTTCGGGGGTACCCATATCGAACGCGGCTGCGGCCGCTGAAGACCAGCCGGGACAGACATCCGCTGAGCCGGCGGGCGACGGCGAAAACCTGCCGGAAGGTCATTCCAGCCACGGCGAAGTCTTCAACGAAGGGCCTCGCCAGGCGGCGCATCGGATGGACGGAGTCGGCAGCGTTCGTTTTTCCGCCACCACGGAGAAACCGGAGGCCGCCGCGTTTGTTACTCAGGGCGTCGCTCAGTTACACGGGTTCTGGTATTTCGAATCGGAGCGGTCATTCCGCCAGGCGGCCGCCATCGATCCCGGCTGTGCCATCGCGTACTGGGGCATGGCCATGTCCAATCGAGCGAACGCGGATCGCGCAAAAGGGTTTATCAAGGAAGCGATGGACCGAAAGGACAGCGCATCGCCGCGGGAGCAGCTCTACATCGAAGCTTTCGATCGCTACATCAATGCGGAGACCGACAGCAAGGACAAGAAGCGCGAGCGTGCGGAGAAATACATCGATGATCTGGAGAACCTGCTGGACGAATTTCCCGATGATATCGAAGCGAAGGCGTTCCTGTGCGAGTTCCTGTGGTCGGCGCGCGGTGATGACGTGAAGATCTCCAGCTACCTGGCCGTGAATGCCCTGATTCAGGAAATCCTGGACGTCGAACCTCTGCATCCCGCGCATCACTATCGCATCCACCTGTGGGACGGAAAAAAGCCGAAGAATGCTCTGGAATCCGCTGCTCGCTGCGGACTGGCGGCTCCTGCGATCGCTCACATGTGGCACATGCCGGGGCATATCTATTCGAAGCTGCATCGCTATCACGACGCCGTTTACCAGCAGGAAGCGTCGGCTCGAGTCGATCACGCTCACATGATGGAGAACCTGGTTCTTCCCGATCAGATCCACAACTTCGCTCACAATAACGAATGGTGCATTCGCAACCTGATCCACATCGGTCGGGTTCACGCCGCGATTGAGCTGGCGAAGAACATGATCGAAATGCCGCGGCATCCGAAATACAACCACATCGAAAAATCCGGCAGTTACAAATACGGTCGCCAGCGCCTGCTGGATGTCCTGCGGGCCTATCGGCTGCACGATGAAGTCATTCGACTTGCGGAAACTCCCTGGCTGGAAGAAACCGGTAACGACCGGGAAGACCTGCTTCTTGATCGGGCACTGGGGTCGGCCTTTGCCGCAACCGGTCGTGTGGCCGAAGCGGAGGCGATTCGTCAAAAGCTGCGGTCACTGGTGGCCGCGACGGAAGCGGAGCAGAAGAAGGCCGGCGACGACGCTGCGGAGAAGGCCACTGAACAGAAGAAGGACGATGCTGCCGTGAATAAGGCTCGCACGGACGCCGAAGCCAGGCACGATGATCGCATCAGGGAACTGCGGCAGGTCATTGACGAAATCGACGGACGGCTGGCGCTTCATCGCGGAGAGTTCGACAGGGCACTGGAACTGTTCGAACGGGCGAAGCAGGTTCCCGCGGAGGAACACGTCGCCGCTATGCTGGCCGCCGGAAAGAATGACGCCGCCGTCGAAAAGATCGCGGATCACGCTGGCAAACGGCCGGGAGAAGTTCTGCCGCTGGTGGCTCAGATCGAAACGCTTTGGCAGGTGGGAAGAAAGGACGACGCAAGAAAGGCGTTCGATGAGCTGAGAACGATTTCTTCAACGATCGATTCCGAGGTCCCTGTCTTCGCAAAGCTGGCGCCGATTGCTCACGAAATTGGCTTCGCCCACGACTGGCGGACTGCTCGGGTACTGCCGGATGACCTGGGAGCGAAGCCGGAACTGGATTCGCTGGGCCCGTTTCGCTGGCAGCCGGTCAGGGCTCCCGACTGGTCGCTGCCGAACGTCGAAAACAAACCGGTGGCTCTGAGTGACTATCACGGCAAACCCGTGGTCGTGATCTTCTATCTGGGCTACGGATGTCTGCACTGTGCGGAACAGTTGCAGAAGTTTCATCCCGAAACAGACAAGTTTCGCGAAGCGGGATTCGAGCTTGTGGCTGTCAGCACGGACCGCCAGGAAGATCTCAGCAAGGCGTATGAGAACTACGATGGCGGCTTCAAATTTCCGCTGGTGGCCGACCCGGACCTGACCGTGTTTAAAAAGTATCGGTGCTTCGATGACTTTGAACAGAAGACTCTGCACGGCACATTCGTGATCGACGCAGCGGGACTGATCCGCTGGCAGGACATCAGCTACGAACCGTTCATGGACCCGGAATTCGTGCTGAAGGAAGCGAAACGGCAGATTGCGACGCCGCGCGATACTCCGGCCGCCGATTCGTCACTTGCCGCTGTAAAGGAGTAG
- a CDS encoding DUF1501 domain-containing protein: protein MSSSFTRRMFHRYSALSLLGASASGWLPALAASAAQADVKLRRKCILLWMSGGPSQMETFDPKPGHENGGPTKAIDTSVAGIRISEHLPQVAQVMDHLAPIRSMSTKEGDHARATYFLRTGYLPQGPIQYPSMGAFLSKQLRDEDCDLPSYVSVNPFRAFSPGAFGPGFLGPAWSPLVVEGQMAGDGENRTISFDVQNLKPSPKVTVEQTDARLQLLTSLEHDFLAQRPGGPGSSHVQSYQQAVRMMKSSAVGAFNLEAEDETLRDAYGRNPFGQGCLLARRLIEEGVSFVEVNLSGADGSGNGAGWDTHANNFEQVKSLCGVLDPAWAALLNDLEQRGLLDVTLVIWMGEFGRTPKINENSGRDHWPGSWSTVLGGAGIRGGQVYGSTSDDGMEIAENPMSVQNLMATICAALGLDHHAMNLSNIGRPIPLSDHGSEPVSALLSNG, encoded by the coding sequence GTGAGTTCATCGTTCACTCGCCGGATGTTTCATCGTTATTCGGCACTCAGCCTGCTGGGAGCCTCCGCTTCGGGATGGCTGCCGGCTTTAGCGGCGTCGGCGGCTCAGGCTGACGTGAAGCTGCGCCGGAAGTGCATTCTGCTGTGGATGTCCGGCGGTCCCAGCCAGATGGAAACGTTCGACCCGAAGCCCGGCCACGAAAACGGCGGGCCGACCAAAGCCATCGACACCAGTGTGGCCGGCATCCGCATCAGCGAACACCTGCCGCAGGTGGCTCAGGTGATGGACCATCTGGCGCCGATCCGGTCGATGTCGACAAAGGAAGGCGACCACGCCCGGGCGACGTATTTTCTGCGAACCGGCTATCTGCCTCAGGGCCCGATTCAGTATCCGTCGATGGGTGCGTTCCTGAGTAAGCAGCTTCGCGACGAAGACTGCGACCTGCCGTCATACGTCAGCGTGAATCCGTTTCGAGCGTTCAGTCCGGGGGCATTCGGTCCGGGGTTTCTGGGTCCGGCATGGTCTCCGCTGGTGGTTGAAGGCCAGATGGCGGGCGACGGCGAAAACCGGACGATTTCATTCGACGTGCAGAACCTGAAACCGTCGCCGAAAGTGACCGTGGAACAGACCGATGCGAGGCTGCAGTTGCTGACATCACTGGAACACGATTTTCTGGCTCAGCGACCCGGCGGACCGGGCAGCAGCCACGTGCAGAGCTATCAGCAGGCCGTGCGCATGATGAAGTCGTCGGCGGTTGGAGCATTCAATCTGGAAGCGGAAGACGAAACTCTGCGGGACGCTTACGGTCGCAATCCGTTCGGTCAGGGCTGCCTTCTGGCTCGACGGCTGATTGAAGAAGGTGTCTCGTTTGTTGAAGTCAATCTCAGCGGCGCCGACGGCAGCGGCAACGGAGCCGGCTGGGATACTCACGCGAATAACTTCGAACAGGTCAAGTCGCTGTGCGGAGTTCTGGACCCTGCCTGGGCCGCCCTGCTGAACGATCTGGAACAGCGAGGATTGCTGGATGTGACTCTGGTGATCTGGATGGGAGAATTCGGCCGGACTCCGAAGATCAACGAGAATTCCGGCCGCGACCACTGGCCGGGAAGCTGGAGCACCGTGCTTGGCGGAGCGGGCATTCGCGGCGGCCAGGTTTACGGTTCCACCAGCGACGACGGTATGGAGATCGCGGAGAACCCGATGTCGGTTCAGAATCTCATGGCAACCATCTGCGCGGCGCTGGGGCTTGATCATCACGCCATGAACCTCAGCAACATCGGCCGCCCGATCCCGCTGTCGGATCACGGTTCTGAACCGGTTTCGGCATTGCTGTCGAACGGATGA
- a CDS encoding AHH domain-containing protein, whose protein sequence is MRDAMQSAGTGKIAHHLIPLEAITKHRALLDKAAKGGFNINGKNNGILLRQAINHIDNHPIYNRDVIRHLDSVPKNLNPTDTARMLQNAADKLRKAIEDGTYGPWG, encoded by the coding sequence TTGCGGGATGCAATGCAATCTGCTGGAACAGGCAAGATCGCCCATCACCTGATTCCCCTTGAGGCAATAACTAAACATCGGGCATTGCTTGATAAGGCCGCGAAGGGGGGCTTCAACATCAATGGGAAGAACAACGGGATCCTGCTGCGCCAAGCGATCAACCACATCGACAATCACCCGATCTACAATCGGGATGTCATACGTCACTTGGACTCGGTTCCAAAGAATCTGAATCCAACAGATACGGCACGCATGCTGCAGAATGCTGCCGACAAGTTAAGGAAGGCGATTGAAGATGGGACCTACGGGCCTTGGGGATAG
- a CDS encoding transglutaminase family protein encodes MKFARHRTAVSMRRDRQRYLNDTEARFRMLVLVTLVMQELGVRYNQKFMAGDFDARDSGNLLLHGILTGRGGTCVTMPVLYAAIGRRLGYPLFLCYSNAHVFLRWEQPAERFNMDATAWGFLEESDEYFRNFVCPLRKSDTTRGYLTNLTPRQELACLLAQRGRCLLDHLRFAESAKHFMQVHCGSSPGSSETS; translated from the coding sequence GTGAAGTTTGCTCGCCACAGGACGGCCGTTTCGATGCGGCGGGACCGGCAGCGGTACCTGAATGACACGGAGGCACGGTTCCGGATGCTGGTGCTGGTCACACTGGTCATGCAGGAGCTGGGTGTGCGTTACAATCAGAAATTCATGGCAGGCGACTTCGACGCCCGCGATTCCGGCAACCTGCTGCTGCACGGGATTCTCACGGGCCGCGGCGGTACCTGCGTGACGATGCCCGTGCTGTACGCTGCCATCGGACGACGTCTGGGCTATCCGCTGTTCCTGTGCTACTCGAATGCTCACGTGTTCCTGCGGTGGGAGCAGCCCGCGGAGCGATTCAACATGGACGCCACCGCCTGGGGTTTTCTGGAGGAATCGGATGAGTACTTCCGGAATTTCGTCTGTCCGCTGCGGAAATCCGACACGACTCGCGGCTACCTGACGAACCTGACACCGCGTCAGGAACTCGCCTGCCTGCTGGCTCAGCGAGGCCGCTGCCTGCTGGATCACCTGAGATTCGCAGAATCGGCGAAGCACTTCATGCAGGTACACTGCGGGAGTTCTCCAGGGAGCAGCGAGACGAGCTGA
- a CDS encoding papain-like cysteine protease family protein, which produces MPPHLPPLDSSFERAPSRPLPENYAPFDGIQYKVTNTDTIANIASRGGRSAKFVMDYAFGTHDPREVNWYLRNRVGCKAYGPKKQNFAFSDAADPGLIWLPRQVYTRLTEKPKPTAHRYDTPGIYPRYRQKTSNVCWGAAVANIYDWKKRKPRRRVTEALTEIGLQWGFLYETGSYMTGPTFRSLAKDAGLRPHATGDFLQDDYWMSTIKSRGQMLMLQSAYGAWTHWIVITGYEVQADGKLTVIYVDPGDGIQYRSSADTMYSKLLDAATQVAKVWSF; this is translated from the coding sequence ATGCCCCCTCATCTGCCCCCGCTCGATTCGAGTTTTGAAAGAGCGCCGTCCCGGCCATTGCCCGAAAACTATGCCCCATTTGACGGCATTCAGTACAAGGTCACCAATACGGATACGATTGCCAACATCGCTTCACGCGGCGGTCGCAGCGCGAAATTCGTGATGGACTATGCGTTTGGAACACACGACCCGCGCGAAGTGAACTGGTACCTGCGGAATCGCGTCGGGTGCAAAGCCTACGGGCCGAAGAAGCAGAACTTCGCGTTTTCCGATGCGGCCGATCCCGGACTGATCTGGCTGCCGCGACAGGTCTACACCAGGCTGACGGAAAAACCAAAGCCGACCGCGCACCGGTACGACACGCCCGGCATCTATCCTCGATATCGTCAGAAAACCAGCAATGTGTGCTGGGGAGCGGCCGTGGCGAATATCTACGACTGGAAGAAGCGGAAGCCTCGCCGGCGCGTGACCGAGGCACTGACGGAAATTGGCCTGCAGTGGGGATTCCTTTACGAGACCGGATCCTACATGACCGGACCGACGTTCCGCAGCCTGGCCAAAGACGCCGGCCTGCGCCCTCACGCAACCGGCGACTTCCTGCAGGACGACTACTGGATGAGTACGATCAAGTCGCGCGGGCAGATGCTGATGCTGCAGTCGGCCTATGGAGCGTGGACCCACTGGATCGTAATTACCGGCTACGAAGTCCAGGCAGACGGCAAACTGACGGTGATCTACGTCGATCCCGGTGACGGAATTCAGTATCGGTCCTCTGCCGACACGATGTACTCAAAGCTGCTGGACGCCGCGACACAGGTCGCCAAGGTCTGGTCCTTCTGA